The DNA window acaagtgtaaaactattttttttaaagtaatcattttaatttcttacttcaagcatgaaaaaaagaaTCATGATGctaagtgcatatcattatgtcaagataatggcactagcatttacttcatttaagaatatttttcaacatattgagcaaaaaggtctcttttttttttctaccaagaaaagtgcacttgttattagtgagaatatacttattttaagctatttttgggttcattgaagttagctaattttacttgttttggaaagtcttgacaagccaaattttcttgttctattggcagataattttgcttagttcaaataaaataccccaaatttttgtatttttttttcttgtttttgaacactgactttttgcagtgtgtgtactCAACCTTGATCATCACTGCTGTGCCTGGAAGGGAGGTcccatgttattttattattatcattattgtcaaCCATCAGCCATTATGTGCTAAGCGGCCTCGATATGGAGAAAAAAGCTATTGTgtgcaaccaaacaaaaaatgGTTTTAAGACCATAAATAAtggattttaaattaaaaaaaatatttgcaaacatgatttaaagttaaagtagcaatgattgtcacacacacactaggtgtggcgaaattattctctgcattggacccatcacccttgatcaccccctgcactgcaaaaactgaaatgtaagtaagattgaatacctcaaataagggtgatatttgcttattttatgtctaagatcattcttctcactaagcagatttgatgttagagtgttttacttgttttaagtgttttgctcctaaatgatgtcagtaagatattacagcttgttgctgagatttgatgagctatattgagtaaaacatgcttgaaactagaatatcaactgttgtgtcatcaacactcacaagtagaaaactacttttttaaagtcatcatttcttatttcaagcatgaaataacaaatcatgatgccgagcgcatatcattatgtcaagataatggcactagcatttacttcatttaagaatatttttcaacatattgagaaaaaaggtctcttttttttctaccaagaaaagtgcacttgtgagaatatacttattttaagctatttttgggttcattgaggttagctaattttacttgttttggaaagtcttgacaagccaaatgttcttgttctattggcagataattttgcttagttcaaataaaatacccctcatttttgtatttttttttcttgtttttgaacactgactttttgcagtgtgtgtactCAAACTTGATCATCACTGCTGTGCCTGGAAGGGAGGTCTCGTcccatgttattttattattattattgtcaaccATCAGCCATTAtgtgctacactgcaaaaagtgaaatctaagtaagatgaaatatgtcaaataatggtgatatttgcttattttctgtctgataagatcattcttctcactaagcagatttgatgttagagtgttttacttgtttgaagtgttttgctcctaaatgatgtcagtaagatattacagcttgttgctgagatttgatgagctatattgagtaaaacatgcttgaaactagaatatcaaaaagctgtgtcatcaacactcacaagtgtaaaactattttttttaaagtaatcattttaatttcttacttcaagcatgaaaaaaagaaTCATGATGctaagtgcatatcattatgtcaagataatggcactagcatttacttcatttaagaatatttttcaacatattgagcaaaaaggtctcttttttttttctaccaagaaaagtgcacttgttattagtgagaatatacttattttaagctatttttgggttcattgaagttagctaattttacttgttttggaaagtcttgacaagccaaattttcttgttctattggcagataattttgcttagttcaaataaaataccccaaatttttgtatttttttttcttgtttttgaacactgactttttgcagtgtgtgtactCAACCTTGATCATCACTGCTGTGCCTGGAAGGGAGGTcccatgttattttattattatcattattgtcaaCCATCAGCCATTATGTGCTAAGCGGCCTCGATATGGAGAAAAAAGCTATTGTgtgcaaccaaacaaaaaatgGTTTTAAGACCATAAATAAtggattttaaattaaaaaaaatatttgcaaacatgatttaaagttaaagtagcaatgattgtcacacacacactaggtgtggcgaaattattctctgcattggacccatcacccttgatcaccccctgcactgcaaaaactgaaatgtaagtaagattgagtacctcaaataagggtgatatttgcttattttctgtctaagataattcttctcactaagcagattttatgttagtgttttatttgttttaagtgttttgctcctaaatgatctcagtaatacAGCTcgtagaaaataggtactcatatagtagtacagttggcacagtacagtaaactgacagttaatatttaaacatttaacatgtgacatttctaactattttgtacagaaatagttcatgcacattcagatgaattattcaaaattgcaataaaaaaatgtttggccgggggccgggctgtatatatgcacactaattgactgaaagagcacgcacttggcatgatgatgtcatgttatccatggaaaaatgcatttttagaccatatgatttgcctgagcggctaggagacaccgagagtaacaagcgcttgccttgttgcctttccattaagaacaataaactagtttttagtataagtttgctgctttcaagaaatgtaatgccgagcgcatatcattatgtcaagataatggcactagcatttacttcatttaagaatatttttcaacatattgcgcaaaaaggtctctttttttttcttaccaagaaaagtgcacttgttattagtgagaatatacttattttaagctatttttgggttcattgaggttagctcatttgacttgttttggaaagtcttgacaagccacattttcttgttctattggcagataattttgcttagttcaaataaaatacccctcatttttgtatttttttttcttgtttttgaccactgactttttgcagcgtgggaggtgaggggagcagtgagcagcagcggtggccgcgccctttTGTAACCCCAAATACATTTGCAacaaatgaatgtttaaaaaaaaatgtttttttgtaaatattttctggttgatgcgtaaaaagacacatttCTCTACACacaaatgtttttggttttttttattggtaACTTCTtgattacaaatatttttttcattacgaCCAAACATGAATCTTGTGGGCGGGGCTTCATCTGAACAATGTTAGAAGCCTTTTTATTGGTCACTATAGCCAACACCTAATCGATAAAAAGGCTCCTACATATTGTTTAGATTTAGCCCCGCCCACAAGATTCAAGTTGAGTTGTAaacaaaatcacaaccaaaattccatgcggcccctgagctcaaatgagtttgacacccctgctgcagGTGCTAACTGAGCCAGATTTGATGACCTGTGACTTAGTGACTTTTCACAATCTCAGGGCGTTTCAACACAAAGCTCCCACCGTACTGTTGTGTCATTGTTTGGTTGTTACTTGGAGTTAGTCATTGGATGACTCTTGTCTACTCATCATCTCCACCAAGAGGTTACGACCTTGACGTGATTGTGTAACCACAAGCTTACTGAGTCCCTCTTTCTTGTTCTGTTCTAACTTGCAACAACACGACACTACACTACcgcgtacagtacagtacagtacagtataacAATAGTACACGTGTTGTTCAACCACTGAAAATGGTGTCTTTAGGATTCCTAATTGTGTTACTTCTTTGCAACAGCTGGTGAACGTGTGGCCTGGAACACGCTGATAGATAGCCTGCTGATTGACAAGGACTTCAAGCTGGTCATCAACAACACGGTTTACAACGTGCGCTCTCCTGACAAAGGTATTCTACTATTCGCCTTTGCAACAGTCGTCAGATTACAAAGGAAGCAGTCAAACCAGTATTACTTGGTTTTACACTCTTTCCAACGAATCGCTGCCATTTGCATGCTGGAACGCTCTCAATTCTTTACTGTTTTGTTCCCCCAACTTAAATCTGATGAAAACAAACATTGAACTCCTCAAAACGTGTATCAGCCCATCTCATTTTTGACCCGGTTCCTACGCCAAAGATGACTtatttgtaggggtgtaacggtacacaaacatttcggttcggtacatacctcggtttagaggtcacggttcggttcattttcggtaaagtaagaaaacagaaaaatatacattttttggttatttatttaccaaatgtgtaaacaatggctttatccttttaacattgggaacactataataattctgcccacgttaatcaacattaaactgcctcaagttgttgctcagattaaataaaatgacaaaacttttcttctacatataaaaagtgcaacattaaacagtttcaagtcaactcatcatgcttaatttattacagcatttgggaagcctgtagttgatttttatgatgtaaatgttatatttgtatcaacatgtgatagcagggaccctgccatttaaAACTagcctgctgcattactaatgattcatggaactatagctgaaaaaatagtacaatagcaataggagagactattcatccctgaacaccatggagttcatgtaggcttaatgatgcacttacattattatatcaactatcagagacagaaactcttcatttaacataatgtccttttttgctgcttcaacacagctcaatcaacacagaaaaaggtaaagtgaattaacagacagacagggctttgctgtccataacacacacacacacacaccgcaaaatgagctaacgttacgctaaaagcgaattagcattcacctcaagccaggactgcgagcgagctgagctgccttttatatttctagaaggtcaacgggctcatagtgatgttactagtagttgactgggaggtgtttattatcatttggggagagtccgccgcctgatgattacctgctaaacgctaagcactgactacatgcgctctgaatacgcactgctgttaCCGCTcagtttgtaaccaatcagatggttgtgtgggcgggacaatgctgggtgctgtgtagaggactgacaaaaacaaaggcagaaggaagcggctacttaatatgtccgtgtggaaactcgttcggtacacctccgaaccaaaccgaaacccccgtaccgaaacggttcaatacaaatacacgcacCGTCACACCCCTACTtatttgagtaacaggactgagtttTTAGCATTGAATTAGgaaatacatgacatatactcACATGGTatttatgctaatagcatgttgacactacACATTGCAATGATTAAACCAAATAGATTTTAAaaataacataacaaaaatagTTTAGGTGACAGGACTGTGTTGAGATTGTATCCTCCTAGTGGAAATATACTGGAATATACAGAAACATAAATGAGTGGACTTACTTTTGGCGGGGAGACAATcggaatgatgcaacttcctgtggaccatgtgacctTTTCAGAGGGGGCAACAtgttagggtaacaggactgagggACATGACTAgagtgtagggatgtccgataatggctttttgccgatattccgatattgtccaactctttaattaccgataccgatatcaaccgataccgatatcaaccgatatatgcagtcgtggaattaacacattattatgcctaatttggacaaccaggtatggtgaagataaggtcctttttaaaaaataagataaattaaaaacattttcttgaataaaaaagaaagtaaaacaatataaaaacagttacatagaaactagtaatgaatgaaaatgagtaaaattaagtgttaaaggttagtactattagtggagcagcagcacgcacaatcatgtgtgcttacggactgtatcccttgcagactgtattgatatatattgatatataatgtaggaagcagaatattaataacagaaagaaacaacccttttgtgtgaatgagtgtaaatgggggagggaggttttttggcttggtgcactaattgtaagtgtatcttgtgttttttatgttgatttaattttaaaaaaaccaaaaaaaaaaaaccaaaccgataccgataataaaaaaaccgataccgataatttccgatattacattttaacgcatatatcggccgatatcggcaggccgatattatcggacatctctactagagTGTGAatttaatacaattttatttatGAAATAAACCAAGTATAGATGGGATAAGTAAGTAATaaaaatgcaatgtaaaaaaaaaagacattctgAAGCTTTTATATAGTCATATATAATGGTAAAGTAAAATTGTATAAATGCTATTTTTCCAGTTTTAGTTTAAATGATTATTGTCCTATAATTATTacaattatattataattgtaaattGTATTAATTAAATAGTGCTGAAAAGAAAATGAATTAAtgccacttataaaaaaaaataaaaaaaattcagtttgcaGGCTACGATCTACTTCATGGAGCATAACGTCAGACATTCCTAAAACACATGGGAAAGTAAAAAATGTGAAATCCTGGCTTACATTGTGACTAGAGCGCCGaatagaaagaaagaaatgtGTTATAGTGGAGTGCAGTATTTGCCAGAAATTGACATCAGACATTACTAATAAACGTATGTGAAAGTGCCATCGTTTGATTCTGGGACAAGGTGAATAATTATTTTGTGACAAGAGTGCCGAAAAGAAAATGACTCTCCTGAAAGTAAAGTTAAAAAGTTGGGGATTGCTGGGGGGTTTTCAGGCTATGATGTGAGGCGTTTTGACTGTACCATATTTAAATCTGGGGCAGGTGAATAATTCCATTGTGACTCGAGCGCCGAAAAGAAAACAGCTTTTCCTGAAAGTAGTTAAAAACTTCTGGATTGctgttttttggtttgtttgcttGTTAGCCggctacttttttggtttgtgaAGAAATATGTGAAGAGTTTTTACAGCACCCTTTTTTCATCTGGAATTATTCTGTTGTGATTTGTGCGGCAAAAAGAAAAACTCTAAAGTCCCAAATCCCATAGaagtgatgaatggatggtcagcgcctgagagctgcggcctaccatcatgacctcgcactcccttccctctgttgatagatatctggagatgtatgttgtaatatacacatgtgccttgctatggaggttttttcccactccagactgggcccccttaggagcctagtttagattgtatttttttacccatCCTTcctcagcgttttacctttttcccatcttttacggggcgccttgtggtgacccatcagcattcctgttctgtaaccctgtacactgtttgtttgtctaatcttgaacgggtttgtgctgacaacaaagttttgttgtacttgtgcaatgacaataaagacctatctatctatctatctaaaacaAAAATACTGTTCTTTGTTGCCCGGCTGGTTCATAGGCAAGCAAGCTACTTCTCGGTTCATCAAGTATGATATCAGACATtagtacaaaataaacaagactGCACCAGGGCAGGGGAAGGATTTTGATGTGACTCAAGCGCTGAAAAGATGATGGATTTGTGAAACAAATATTATTGGTTTGTCCTATGGGTTGTTAGTTAGCAAGCTACTTGTCAGGTTGTGGGACAATTACGTCAAACAAGAACTTATCCAATGGGagcgtacatttaaaaaaaccattACGGATTCCACTGTGACTCGAGTGTCGAAAAGAAAATGACTTGCTGAAAGCAAAATACTTCTTGGCAATGTTGCAGTGAACAAGTCGAGCGAGCATGCCCTGCAGCTGGACGACATGAAGCACGTGGTGCACCTTCTGCACACGGCCCTCCACTTGCCTGAACACCACATGCTGAAAGAGCGCCAACTGCTGGAGAGACTGGACAGCCTCAAACAGGAGTTGTCCCCTTTGGAGGAGGTGCACCAGAGTCCAAGTGTACTACTACTAGTGCATATTCTCTCTGAGCTAACACGCTACTTTTGCAGTTGAAGGCTCAGCTGTCCCAAAAGGCCACATTTCAAACAACCCAGACCATTTGGGTGGGTTTGGCCCTGCTGTCGGTGCAGGGAGGGGCTCTGGCCTGGCTCACCTGGTGGGTGTACTCATGGGACGTCATGGAACCCGTCACTTACTTCGTCACCTACGCCACCAGCATGGGAGCGTTCACCTACTTCGTCCTCACCAAGCAGGCGAGAGAAACACCCTCCCCTTTACCTCGCTCTCCGTGTTTGAATTTTCTCCTCAATCTTTTCACTTCTTTTCCAGGATTATGTTTATACAAACGCTGAAGACAGACAATTCCTCAACTACTTCTACAAGGGGGCCGGCAACAAGAAGTTCAACGTGGGGAAGTACAACAAACTTAAAGACGAGCTGGCTGAGGTTTGTTTGTTAGCTCATCGTTTGCGTTGACATGCAGTTGCATTTTAATAGTGCATATCAGCAGGGAGGTGTTTAACCACCCATTAGCCTAAACATTATCATTCTTTGGGGGAATTGGTAAACCGTGTAGTCTGTGCTGGCTTTTTAATGGGAATAAATGCAGGAAAATACTATACCAcaatttgaaatatatatatatatatatagatggataatactttattgattccttcaggagagttccctcatgtgtatatatatgcgtataaatatatatatatatatgcataaatatatatatatatatatatgcataaatatatatatatatatgcatatatatatatatgcatatatatattaatatatacgcattatatatatgcatatatatatatatgcgtataaatatatatatgcatatatatatatatatatgcatatatatatttatatgcgtatatatatatgcatatatatttatatgcctatatgtatatgcatatatatgcatatatatatgcatatatttatatgcatatatatatgcgtatatatatgcatatatatatatgcatatatatatatgcatatacatatatgcgtatatatgcatatgtatatgcatatatatataaatatgtatatatatatatatatatgcatatatatacatatatatgcatatatatacacatatatatatacatatatgcatatatatacatatatatttatatatgcatatacatatatgcatatgtatgcatatatatatgcatatatataaatatatatgcatatatatatatgcatatatatatatatgtgtatgtatatatatatatatatgtgtgtgtatatatatatgtgtgtgtgtatatatatatatatatgtgtatatatatatgtgtgtgtatatatatatgtgtatatatatatataaacatatatatatatatgtatatatatatatatgtatatatacatatatatatgtatatatacatatatatatatatgtgtgtatatatatatatatatatgtatatatacatatatatatatatatgtgtgtatatatatatatatatatatatatatatatatatatatgcagagagagagatgtatatacacatatatatatagagatctatatatgtatatatatatacaaatatactgtgctctaaagcatacttgccaaccttgagacctccgaattcgggagattgggggtggggggggggggggggggggtatattgcatttggtggtagcggggggtgtattttgtagcatcctggaagagttagtgctgcaaggggttctgggtatttgttctgttgtgttgaggtgcggatgttctcccgaagtgtgtttgtcattcttgtttggtgtgggttcacagtgtggcgcatatttgtaacagtgttaaagttgtttattcggCCAACCTCAATGTGACCTGGGAGGGACACTgagattcgggagtctcccgggaaaatcgggagggttggcaagtatgccacaaAAAAACAATATGTTGCCATGTTGCTTTTAGTAGCAGTTAGCTTCTTTTCACTTCTACATGTTTTTTGTACGTATGAACAATAATAGTTCACTTCTTTTGACACATGTATGGCTGTAAAGAATGCTAAAATGTTACTGAAAAATTGCCTGGAAAGATGGCAACAGTTTTAACAGATTGCTTGTGGCAAAAGTTGTTCCAGAAACCCAACAgatttgaggattttttttttaaattgcattgcaACTTCTGAAAGCAATATACGTAATTAACCATTGGATTTAGCAAGCCAGCAATAAACTGCATTTCCTGCAGGCGTCACACAATTATgtggccacttgttgctaggcagagtttatAGGGCTTAGGCATAACCGCCTCACACCAATTTCATAAAGTTCTTCTCGACAAGCCACGCCCACTCTGCGGTTTTTAATGACAATCGAGACTCACTTGGGAAAAAGAAGATACATGTTTCTATTATATCCCTGGTCTGTAATACATGCAATAGACATCAAAGAGTCATGTGACTGTGTTGCAGGTGGAGGACGATTTAAAACGCTTACGTAATCCAACCCAACTTCAACTGCCAATCGAACAGATCCAGCTGAAGccttgacatcatcatcatcatcaccaacgTTTACACACCAGAGCAAAAACACACCCTTTGTTTATTTTCATAATGATGCCTTTTTAATTAGAAACAACATTTTGTGGGGGAGGGGGACAAAAAGTGGACTATTGGAATAAAAGTCATTTTGCTGAATTGCCGTCTGTCCTGTTATTGTTCAATCTGAAACAGATTGCATCGACCGCTTCagttcatttatttaaaaaaatcaaacaaaggaaGGACAATACACAAATcaacataaaattaaagtaaattatGAAAGTTAAaaacgtataccgtatttttcggactaagtcacagttttttgcgacttatactcaggagcgacttatgtgtgaaatgattaacacattagcgtaaaatatgaaataatattattgatgtcattcacgtaagagactagacgtataagatttcatgggatttagccattaggagtgacagattgtttggtaaacgtatagcatgttctatatgttatagttatttgaatgactcttaccataatatgttacgttaacataccagttggttatttatgcctcatataacgtacacttattcagcctgttgttcactattctttagacattttaaattgcctttcaaatgtctattcttgctgttggcttttatcaaatacatttccccaaaaaatgcgacttatactccagtgcgacttatatatgtttttttccttctttattatgcattttcggccggtgcgacttatactccggagcgacttatactccgaaaaatacggtatatgcccCCTATTtccacaaatacaacaa is part of the Entelurus aequoreus isolate RoL-2023_Sb linkage group LG22, RoL_Eaeq_v1.1, whole genome shotgun sequence genome and encodes:
- the LOC133639586 gene encoding calcium uniporter protein, mitochondrial-like, which produces MASTRIVSKVAGRLLGSLRATRPRPATFLHKVPPPLLGTCPALFCSTSPPPSDVSLKYKYGRLALEVPLTCRPETCLFFLQPMLMTVGDLIGELQREDPGATASVLSKAGERVAWNTLIDSLLIDKDFKLVINNTVYNVRSPDKVNKSSEHALQLDDMKHVVHLLHTALHLPEHHMLKERQLLERLDSLKQELSPLEELKAQLSQKATFQTTQTIWVGLALLSVQGGALAWLTWWVYSWDVMEPVTYFVTYATSMGAFTYFVLTKQDYVYTNAEDRQFLNYFYKGAGNKKFNVGKYNKLKDELAEVEDDLKRLRNPTQLQLPIEQIQLKP